A single region of the Triticum dicoccoides isolate Atlit2015 ecotype Zavitan chromosome 2B, WEW_v2.0, whole genome shotgun sequence genome encodes:
- the LOC119365659 gene encoding uncharacterized protein LOC119365659: MAPELSPIARMLRGEAGNGRGGAAKTSEMVTMDLLGRCGGDAGVEDEVVDLEVKVPAGWERRLDLLSGKTFLTPHRHQAAQDGHGQDLNLPPTASTPAAVTTTSAAFCTLDMVRYALERAAAARSATSPDTSSSSLASTSSSSSSLGKRSRSPPSSTGSPAANPAMRACACPSCFTYVLIAEADPWCPRCASKVPPLPSKPAAHSSGKKPRIDLNADADETE, from the exons ATGGCGCCGGAGCTGAGCCCCATCGCGAGGATGCTCCGCGGGGAGGCGGGGAATGGTAGGGGCGGCGCGGCGAAGACGTCGGAGATGGTGACCATGGATCTGCTCGGCAGGTGCGGCGGCGATGCCGGCGTGGAGGACGAGGTCGTCGACCTGGAGGTCAAGGTGCCCGCCGGATGGGAGAGACGGCTCGACCTGCTG TCCGGCAAGACGTTCTTGACTCCTCATCGCCACCAGGCCGCCCAAGACGGCCACGGCCAGGACCTCAACCTGCCTCCCACGGCATCCACCCCCGCCGCCGTCACCACCACCTCCGCTGCGTTTTGCACCCTCGACATGGTCCGCTACGCCCTagagcgcgccgccgccgcgcggTCCGCCACCTCGCCGGACACGTCGTCCTCCTCGTTGGCGTCCACCTCATCATCGTCCTCCTCGCTGGGAAAGCGCAGCCGCTCGCCGCCTTCAAGCACGGGGTCGCCCGCCGCGAACCCGGCCATGCGCGCGTGTGCGTGCCCGTCCTGCTTCACGTACGTGCTCATTGCCGAGGCCGACCCCTGGTGCCCACGGTGCGCGTCGAAGGTGCCGCCGCTTCCCAGTAAGCCCGCCGCCCACAGCAGCGGGAAGAAGCCTAGGATTGACCTCAATGCTGACGCCGACGAGACCGAGTGA